In Polaribacter sp. Hel_I_88, the following proteins share a genomic window:
- the mltG gene encoding endolytic transglycosylase MltG, protein MSKKIIYLLGFFLILGGILGYNYYQKIFGEAITKDLELFVFSTDSLVDVKEKIADYSKNPNTFLWVAAKKSFSKPKTGRYLLKEGMSNNDVVNMLRSGNQTALSVSFNNQTTLEKFASRIAEQLEIDSISIINSFTDKSFLDENELTKKSALQICIPNSYQFYWTVSADDFRDKLLKEYNRFWTADRIAKAKALNLTKSGVITLASIVQMETAKKSERPIVAGLYLNRLQNGWPLQADPTIIYAIKDVKGQDYIVKRVLKVDLEINSPYNTYINRGLPPSLIAMPDISSIDAVLNAKDHDYFYMCADIEKIGYHKFAKTLAQHNANAAKYQNWLNKNGVKR, encoded by the coding sequence CCTTGGTGGAATTTTAGGATACAATTATTATCAAAAAATATTTGGAGAAGCAATAACTAAAGATTTAGAACTTTTTGTTTTTTCTACTGATAGTTTAGTAGATGTAAAAGAAAAAATTGCTGATTATTCAAAAAACCCTAATACATTTCTTTGGGTTGCCGCTAAAAAAAGTTTTTCGAAACCTAAAACTGGTCGTTATTTGTTAAAAGAAGGCATGTCTAATAACGATGTTGTAAATATGTTACGAAGTGGAAATCAAACTGCATTGAGTGTTTCTTTTAACAATCAAACTACCTTAGAAAAATTTGCTAGTAGAATTGCAGAACAATTGGAAATAGATTCTATATCAATTATAAACTCATTTACAGACAAAAGTTTTTTAGATGAAAATGAATTGACAAAAAAATCTGCCTTACAAATATGTATTCCTAATAGTTACCAATTTTATTGGACAGTTTCTGCTGATGATTTTAGAGATAAATTACTTAAAGAATACAATCGTTTTTGGACAGCTGATAGAATTGCCAAAGCAAAAGCATTAAACTTAACTAAAAGCGGTGTTATTACTTTAGCATCCATTGTGCAAATGGAGACTGCAAAAAAATCTGAAAGACCAATTGTAGCTGGTTTATATTTAAACAGACTACAAAATGGCTGGCCTTTGCAAGCAGATCCAACCATAATATATGCTATTAAGGACGTTAAAGGGCAAGATTATATTGTAAAAAGAGTTTTAAAAGTAGATTTAGAAATTAATTCTCCTTATAATACATACATAAATAGAGGTTTGCCTCCTTCTTTAATTGCTATGCCTGATATTTCTTCGATAGACGCTGTTTTAAATGCTAAAGACCATGATTATTTTTACATGTGTGCAGACATTGAAAAGATTGGTTATCACAAATTTGCAAAAACTTTGGCTCAACATAACGCAAATGCTGCCAAATACCAAAATTGGCTAAACAAAAACGGTGTAAAAAGGTAA